The Alphaproteobacteria bacterium genome has a window encoding:
- the trpE gene encoding anthranilate synthase component I, giving the protein MAIAPDFDQFVAEYDAGRPQLVWTRLIADLETPVSAFMKLADGLPNSFLLESVEGGKLRGRYSIIGLKPDLIWRCKNDRAVINRRARATPGDPAAFEPCPVGEANGALASLRALLAECEVAIPKALPPMACGLFGYLGYDMVRQMERLPDSNPDPLDVADAILLRPSIVAVFDSVEDLVTIVTPVWPADGLSAERAYTLARERLADVMTDLRRSLPNRREPRAALDGKIEPVSNLDPAGYRAMVEKAKEYIRAGDIFQVVPSQRFRFPFKLPALSLYRSLRRLNPSPFLFFFDFDDLSLVGSSPEIMVRHRDGVVTIRPLAGTRRRGATPAEDRALSADLLADPKELAEHLMLLDLSRNDVGRVAEIGSVEVTEREVIEYYSHVMHIVSNVEGRLRADKTALDALIAGFPVGTVTGAPKVRAMEIIDELESERRGVYAGAVGYFGADGAMDTCIALRTAVLKDGTCYVQAGGGVVADSDPQAEYEESCNKARALMRAAEDALSFAADGF; this is encoded by the coding sequence ATGGCGATCGCACCGGATTTCGACCAGTTCGTCGCCGAGTATGACGCTGGCAGGCCGCAGCTTGTCTGGACGCGCCTGATCGCCGACCTGGAGACGCCGGTTTCGGCGTTCATGAAGCTAGCCGACGGGCTGCCCAACAGTTTCCTGCTCGAATCGGTCGAAGGCGGCAAGCTGCGCGGCCGCTACTCGATCATCGGCCTGAAGCCGGACCTGATCTGGCGCTGCAAGAACGACCGCGCCGTGATCAACCGGCGCGCGCGCGCCACGCCCGGCGATCCGGCCGCCTTCGAGCCCTGCCCGGTCGGCGAGGCGAACGGTGCGCTCGCCTCGCTGCGCGCGCTGCTGGCCGAGTGCGAGGTCGCGATCCCGAAGGCGCTGCCGCCGATGGCCTGCGGGCTGTTCGGCTATCTCGGCTACGACATGGTCCGCCAGATGGAGCGGCTGCCGGATTCCAATCCGGATCCGCTCGACGTGGCCGACGCGATCCTGCTGCGGCCGTCGATCGTCGCGGTGTTCGACAGCGTCGAGGACCTGGTCACCATCGTCACGCCGGTGTGGCCGGCCGACGGGCTGTCGGCGGAACGGGCCTACACCCTGGCCCGCGAGCGGCTGGCCGACGTGATGACCGACCTGCGCCGCTCGCTGCCCAACCGGCGCGAGCCGCGCGCCGCACTGGACGGCAAGATCGAGCCGGTGTCGAACCTGGACCCGGCCGGCTACCGCGCCATGGTGGAGAAGGCGAAGGAATACATCCGGGCCGGCGACATCTTCCAGGTGGTGCCGTCGCAGCGCTTCCGCTTCCCGTTCAAACTGCCGGCGCTCAGCCTCTATCGCTCGCTGCGCCGGCTCAACCCGTCGCCATTCCTGTTCTTCTTCGACTTCGACGACCTGTCGCTGGTCGGCTCCAGCCCGGAGATCATGGTGCGGCACCGCGACGGCGTGGTCACCATCCGGCCGCTGGCCGGCACGCGCCGCCGCGGCGCGACCCCGGCCGAGGACCGCGCGCTGTCGGCCGACCTGCTCGCCGACCCGAAGGAACTGGCCGAGCACCTCATGCTGCTCGACCTGTCGCGCAACGACGTCGGCCGGGTGGCGGAGATCGGCTCGGTCGAGGTCACCGAGCGCGAGGTGATCGAGTATTATTCGCACGTGATGCACATCGTCTCCAACGTCGAGGGCCGGCTGCGCGCCGACAAGACCGCCCTGGACGCGCTGATCGCCGGCTTTCCGGTCGGCACCGTCACCGGGGCGCCGAAGGTGCGGGCGATGGAGATCATCGACGAGCTGGAGTCGGAGCGCCGCGGCGTCTACGCCGGCGCGGTCGGCTATTTCGGCGCCGACGGGGCGATGGACACCTGCATCGCCCTTCGCACCGCGGTGCTGAAGGACGGCACCTGCTATGTCCAGGCCGGCGGCGGCGTGGTCGCCGACAGCGACCCGCAGGCCGAGTATGAGGAAAGCTGCAACAAGGCACGCGCGCTGATGCGCGCCGCCGAGGACGCGCTCAGCTTCGCGGCCGACGGATTCTAG
- a CDS encoding SurA N-terminal domain-containing protein: MLTSMRKTSSSLFVKLLFVLLIASFAIWGIGDVLRPSAGGGPIEVGDKQIGLATIDREFRGILDQQSRAVGFRFTPAMGLQFGMLDRAISNVVTRALYDNLATDLGIRIDDESVRDFIRDRLGFRTDDGRFDRAAFEQELRNRQVTEDAFVEELRADIARDDLVRTVGAGIRLPNALAAALHAYREETRVADYFKIAAEDMPAPAAPAEDVLTAYYEANGELYMAPEFRSGDVVVLDPAEIAAGIAVDDEQLNEEFLYQRDSLYVPERRTVEQMILADAAQAEAAAAALGEGRDFASVASEVAGQDAAALAMGAFSSDEWFVAEAKDALFDGDVGAVSAPVETPLGWRIYRVTAIEPGREAELDDVRDTLIDEIRTRIARDEIFDLAGRVQDEMAGGASLAEAARTLEIAVQPVGPISADGQDPEGLDTVIPGGDPVVAALFEQAPDADPDQRDLPGGGVFFVAVTVVTEPAVRPLAEVRDTVLADWTADQQMEAARALAQTAKDALAAGTGFGAVADAHSLLPLVATGIRRDGSENAGLPSGLAATLFEAAVGAADSEEAPAERAVYVAQLKEIVPAPEDAEALNTVRMQVSAQATSDLYTALGTELQGRYETAIQSDFIQQSFSQSYSQ, translated from the coding sequence ATGCTGACCTCGATGCGCAAGACGTCGTCTTCCCTGTTCGTGAAGCTGCTGTTCGTGCTGCTTATCGCCAGCTTTGCGATCTGGGGCATCGGCGACGTGCTGCGGCCGTCGGCCGGCGGCGGCCCGATCGAGGTCGGCGACAAGCAGATCGGCCTGGCCACCATCGACCGCGAGTTCCGCGGCATCCTCGACCAGCAGTCGCGGGCCGTCGGCTTCCGCTTCACCCCGGCGATGGGCCTGCAGTTCGGCATGCTGGACCGGGCGATCAGCAACGTGGTCACCCGGGCACTGTACGACAATCTGGCCACCGACCTGGGCATCCGCATCGACGACGAATCGGTGCGCGACTTCATCCGCGACCGGCTGGGCTTCAGGACCGACGACGGCCGTTTCGACCGCGCCGCGTTCGAGCAGGAGCTGCGCAACCGGCAGGTCACCGAGGACGCCTTCGTCGAGGAGCTGCGTGCCGACATCGCCCGCGACGACCTGGTTCGCACGGTCGGCGCCGGCATCCGCCTGCCCAACGCGCTGGCCGCGGCGCTGCATGCCTATCGCGAGGAAACGCGCGTCGCCGACTATTTCAAGATCGCGGCCGAGGACATGCCGGCCCCCGCGGCGCCGGCCGAGGACGTGCTGACCGCCTATTACGAGGCCAACGGCGAGCTCTACATGGCGCCGGAGTTCCGCAGCGGCGACGTCGTGGTGCTCGATCCGGCGGAGATCGCCGCCGGCATCGCCGTCGACGACGAACAGCTGAACGAGGAGTTCCTCTACCAGCGCGATTCGCTCTATGTGCCGGAGCGCCGGACGGTCGAGCAGATGATCCTCGCCGATGCGGCGCAGGCCGAGGCCGCGGCGGCAGCGCTGGGCGAGGGCCGCGACTTCGCGTCGGTGGCGAGCGAGGTCGCCGGCCAGGACGCGGCGGCGCTGGCGATGGGCGCGTTCAGCAGCGACGAATGGTTCGTGGCGGAGGCGAAGGACGCGCTGTTCGACGGCGACGTCGGCGCGGTCAGCGCGCCGGTCGAGACCCCGCTCGGCTGGCGCATCTATCGCGTCACCGCGATCGAGCCGGGCCGCGAGGCCGAGCTGGACGACGTGCGCGACACCCTGATCGACGAGATCAGGACGCGCATCGCCCGGGACGAGATCTTCGACCTGGCCGGGCGGGTGCAGGACGAGATGGCCGGCGGCGCCAGCCTGGCCGAGGCGGCGCGGACGCTGGAGATCGCCGTGCAGCCGGTCGGCCCGATTTCCGCGGACGGCCAGGATCCCGAGGGGCTCGACACGGTCATCCCCGGCGGCGATCCGGTCGTCGCCGCGCTGTTCGAGCAGGCGCCGGACGCCGACCCGGACCAGCGCGACCTGCCGGGCGGCGGGGTGTTCTTCGTCGCCGTGACCGTGGTGACGGAGCCGGCGGTGCGCCCGCTGGCGGAGGTGCGCGACACCGTGCTGGCCGACTGGACCGCCGACCAGCAGATGGAGGCGGCCCGCGCGCTGGCCCAGACCGCAAAGGACGCGCTGGCCGCCGGCACCGGCTTCGGCGCCGTCGCGGACGCGCACAGCCTGCTGCCGCTGGTCGCCACCGGCATCCGCCGCGACGGCAGCGAGAATGCGGGCCTGCCCTCCGGCCTTGCCGCCACGCTGTTCGAGGCCGCGGTCGGCGCCGCCGATTCCGAGGAAGCGCCGGCCGAGCGGGCGGTCTATGTCGCGCAGCTGAAGGAGATCGTGCCGGCGCCGGAGGATGCGGAGGCGCTGAACACCGTGCGCATGCAGGTCAGCGCCCAGGCGACGTCCGATCTCTACACCGCGCTCGGCACCGAATTGCAGGGCCGGTACGAGACCGCGATCCAGAGCGATTTCATCCAGCAAAGCTTCTCGCAAAGCTACAGCCAGTAG
- the tpiA gene encoding triose-phosphate isomerase has product MAERPRRLIAGNWKMNMLRADGRALAAAVAEAGPFGPSVLLCPPATLLAEVLAAVAGSGVLVGGQDCHPAASGAHTGDIAAPMLADLGCSHVIVGHSERRQNHGESSALVREKAQAALAAGLTPIVCIGETEAERDAGRTEAVLAGQLADSVPPGCAGADVVVAYEPVWAIGTGRTATPEQVADAHAHLRRCLAGLVGDPARVALLYGGSVKPGNAAEILATADVDGALVGGASLKAADFLGIVTA; this is encoded by the coding sequence ATGGCAGAACGGCCGCGGCGGCTGATCGCCGGCAACTGGAAGATGAACATGCTGCGCGCCGACGGCCGGGCGCTGGCCGCGGCTGTGGCCGAGGCGGGCCCGTTCGGTCCGTCGGTGCTGCTGTGCCCGCCGGCGACCCTGCTGGCCGAGGTGCTGGCCGCCGTCGCCGGCAGCGGCGTGCTGGTCGGCGGGCAGGACTGCCATCCGGCGGCGAGCGGGGCGCACACCGGCGACATCGCCGCGCCGATGCTGGCCGACCTGGGTTGCAGCCACGTCATCGTCGGTCATTCCGAGCGCCGCCAGAACCATGGCGAATCGAGCGCGCTGGTGCGGGAGAAGGCACAGGCCGCCCTGGCCGCCGGGCTGACCCCGATCGTGTGCATCGGCGAGACCGAGGCCGAGCGCGACGCCGGCCGGACCGAGGCGGTGCTGGCCGGGCAGCTGGCGGACTCGGTGCCGCCGGGTTGCGCCGGCGCGGACGTCGTGGTCGCCTACGAGCCGGTCTGGGCGATCGGTACCGGCCGCACGGCGACGCCGGAACAGGTGGCCGACGCCCATGCCCATCTGCGCCGCTGCCTCGCCGGGCTGGTCGGCGACCCGGCCCGGGTCGCGCTGCTCTACGGCGGCTCGGTCAAGCCGGGCAACGCGGCGGAGATCCTGGCCACCGCCGATGTCGACGGCGCGCTGGTCGGCGGCGCCAGCCTGAAGGCCGCGGATTTCCTGGGCATCGTCACCGCCTGA
- the secG gene encoding preprotein translocase subunit SecG yields MSTVLLVIQILLAIGLVGVILIQRNEGGMGGLGGGGGAGMMTSRSASNLLTRTTAVLATLFFVNCIALAIVAGLERGSFLDDEGAPTETTGQATEPTADQPTEDQATGDQPAATDAEGATATGDDAAASGQSGAAGDDAAPADGEPADGPSGDDADAPAQ; encoded by the coding sequence ATGAGCACGGTTCTTCTCGTCATCCAGATTCTGCTGGCGATCGGCCTGGTCGGGGTGATCCTGATCCAGCGCAACGAGGGCGGCATGGGCGGTCTCGGCGGCGGCGGCGGCGCCGGCATGATGACCAGCCGCTCGGCCTCGAACCTGCTCACCCGCACCACGGCGGTGCTGGCGACGCTGTTCTTCGTCAACTGCATCGCGCTGGCCATCGTCGCCGGCCTGGAGCGCGGTTCGTTCCTCGACGACGAGGGCGCGCCCACCGAGACGACGGGACAGGCGACAGAGCCGACTGCCGACCAGCCGACTGAGGACCAGGCGACTGGCGACCAGCCGGCGGCGACCGACGCCGAGGGCGCGACAGCGACCGGCGACGACGCGGCGGCGTCCGGCCAGTCCGGCGCCGCGGGCGACGACGCCGCGCCGGCCGATGGCGAGCCGGCCGACGGCCCGTCCGGCGACGACGCCGACGCGCCGGCACAGTGA
- the kdsA gene encoding 3-deoxy-8-phosphooctulonate synthase, with translation MAESDPAVQGPAQRVVKIGALSVGNRMPLTLIAGPCALESREHALEMSQALVELCGRLGIGLIYKTSFDKANRTAGDAPRGIGMAAALPILAEVRERWGCPVLTDVHAPEQCAPVAEAVDVLQIPAFLCRQTDLLVAAARTGRAINVKKGQFLAPWDMANVAAKIDGAGNPNALLCERGVSFGYNTLVSDMRALPIMARTGHPVVFDATHSVQQPGGMGARSGGQREFAPVLARAAVAVGVAAVFMETHRDPDNAPSDGPNMIKFNELPEILETLMQFDALAKARPVAVA, from the coding sequence ATGGCGGAGAGCGACCCGGCCGTCCAGGGTCCGGCCCAGCGTGTGGTCAAGATCGGTGCGCTCAGCGTCGGCAACCGGATGCCGCTGACCCTGATCGCCGGTCCCTGCGCGCTGGAGAGCCGGGAGCACGCACTGGAGATGAGCCAGGCGCTGGTCGAGCTGTGCGGCCGGCTCGGCATCGGCCTGATCTACAAGACGTCGTTCGACAAGGCCAACCGCACGGCGGGCGACGCCCCGCGCGGCATCGGCATGGCCGCGGCGCTGCCGATCCTGGCCGAGGTGCGCGAGCGCTGGGGCTGCCCGGTGCTGACCGACGTGCACGCACCGGAACAATGCGCGCCGGTGGCCGAGGCCGTCGACGTGCTGCAGATCCCGGCGTTCCTGTGCCGCCAGACCGACCTGCTGGTCGCTGCCGCCCGCACCGGGCGCGCGATCAACGTCAAGAAGGGCCAGTTCCTGGCGCCGTGGGACATGGCCAACGTCGCCGCCAAGATCGACGGCGCCGGCAACCCGAACGCGCTGCTGTGCGAGCGCGGCGTCAGCTTCGGCTACAACACCCTGGTTTCCGACATGCGCGCGCTGCCGATCATGGCGCGGACCGGCCACCCGGTGGTGTTCGACGCCACCCATTCGGTGCAGCAGCCGGGCGGCATGGGTGCCCGCTCCGGCGGCCAGCGCGAATTCGCGCCGGTGCTGGCCCGCGCGGCGGTGGCGGTCGGCGTGGCGGCGGTATTCATGGAGACCCACCGCGACCCGGACAACGCACCGTCCGACGGGCCAAATATGATAAAGTTCAACGAATTACCGGAAATTCTTGAGACGTTAATGCAGTTCGACGCGCTGGCCAAGGCCCGCCCGGTGGCGGTGGCCTGA
- the eno gene encoding phosphopyruvate hydratase, giving the protein MSEIIDIVGREILDSRGNPTVEVDVHLASGGFGRAAVPSGASTGAHEAVELRDGDKARYGGKGVTKAVNAVNGEIRDVVIGMDANEQRLVDAAMLALDGSANKGRLGANAVLGVSLAVAKAAADHAGLPLYRYVGGANAHVLPIPLMNILNGGAHADNPVDIQEFMIMPVGAETFAEALRTGAEVFQALKKALKDAGHNTNVGDEGGFAPNVSSTDEALGFIMGAIEAAGRKPGDDVLLALDCAATEYYRDGKYLLAGEGKTLGSDEMVAYLTDLTKRYPIASIEDGMAEDDWDGWVALTAAIGGSVQLVGDDLFVTNTARLHRGIKSGAANSVLVKVNQIGSLTETMETVAMAHRAAYSAVMSHRSGETEDATIADLAVATNCGQIKTGSLSRTDRMAKYNQLLRIEEQLSNAAQYARWRR; this is encoded by the coding sequence ATGAGCGAGATCATCGATATCGTGGGCCGCGAGATCCTGGACAGCCGCGGCAACCCGACCGTCGAGGTCGACGTGCATCTGGCCAGCGGCGGCTTCGGCCGGGCTGCGGTGCCGTCCGGCGCCTCCACCGGCGCGCACGAGGCGGTCGAGCTGCGCGACGGCGACAAGGCCCGCTATGGCGGCAAGGGCGTGACCAAGGCGGTCAACGCGGTCAACGGCGAGATCCGCGACGTGGTGATCGGCATGGACGCGAACGAGCAGCGGCTGGTCGACGCCGCGATGCTGGCGCTCGACGGCTCGGCCAACAAGGGCCGGCTCGGCGCGAATGCCGTCCTCGGCGTGTCGCTGGCGGTGGCCAAGGCGGCGGCCGACCACGCCGGTCTGCCGCTGTACCGCTATGTCGGCGGTGCCAACGCGCATGTGCTGCCGATCCCGCTGATGAACATCCTCAACGGCGGCGCCCATGCCGACAACCCGGTCGACATCCAGGAATTCATGATCATGCCGGTCGGCGCCGAGACCTTCGCCGAGGCGCTGCGCACCGGCGCCGAGGTGTTCCAGGCGCTGAAGAAGGCGCTGAAGGACGCCGGCCACAACACCAATGTCGGCGACGAGGGCGGCTTCGCCCCCAATGTGTCGAGCACCGACGAGGCGCTTGGCTTCATCATGGGCGCGATCGAGGCGGCAGGGCGCAAGCCGGGCGACGACGTGCTGCTGGCGCTCGACTGTGCCGCGACCGAATACTACCGGGACGGCAAGTACTTGCTGGCGGGCGAGGGCAAGACCCTCGGCTCCGACGAGATGGTCGCCTATCTGACCGACCTGACCAAGCGCTACCCGATCGCCTCGATCGAGGACGGCATGGCCGAGGACGACTGGGACGGCTGGGTGGCGCTGACCGCCGCCATCGGCGGCTCGGTCCAGCTGGTCGGCGACGACCTGTTCGTCACCAACACCGCCCGCCTGCATCGCGGCATCAAGTCCGGCGCAGCCAACTCGGTGCTGGTCAAGGTCAACCAGATCGGCTCGCTGACCGAGACGATGGAGACGGTGGCGATGGCGCACCGGGCCGCCTACAGCGCGGTGATGTCGCACCGCTCGGGCGAGACCGAGGACGCCACCATCGCCGACCTGGCGGTGGCCACCAACTGCGGGCAGATCAAGACCGGCTCGCTGTCGCGCACCGACCGCATGGCCAAGTACAACCAGCTGCTGCGCATCGAGGAGCAGCTGAGCAACGCGGCGCAGTACGCGCGCTGGCGGCGCTGA
- a CDS encoding septum formation initiator family protein, which produces MALFRELRSRSRAVLPAVAGLLTLSYFAYHAVNGERGLLAYWRLQESLAEATAELAAVADERAVLEHEVSLLRPGSGGRSSTLSLDMLRERARAVLNHIGPHEVVIFDRPAPAGPAGPAD; this is translated from the coding sequence ATGGCGTTGTTCCGCGAGTTGCGATCCCGCTCCCGCGCCGTCCTGCCGGCGGTGGCAGGGCTGCTGACGCTTAGCTATTTCGCCTATCACGCCGTCAACGGCGAGCGCGGCCTGCTGGCCTATTGGCGCCTGCAGGAATCCCTGGCCGAGGCCACGGCCGAGCTTGCCGCCGTGGCCGACGAGCGCGCGGTGCTGGAGCACGAGGTTTCGCTGCTGCGGCCGGGCAGCGGCGGCCGGTCCAGCACCCTGTCGCTGGACATGCTGCGCGAACGGGCCCGGGCGGTGCTGAACCATATCGGGCCGCATGAGGTCGTCATCTTCGACCGGCCGGCGCCGGCGGGCCCGGCCGGGCCCGCCGACTAG
- the pdhA gene encoding pyruvate dehydrogenase (acetyl-transferring) E1 component subunit alpha, whose amino-acid sequence MAATKRKPRAESKEKAGAASRLGGNSLLEAYRQMLLIRRFEEKAGQLYGMGLIGGFCHLYIGQEAVVVGMQLSAQKQDSVVTSYRDHGHMLAAGMDARGVMAELTGRRGGYSKGKGGSMHMFSKEKNFFGGHGIVAAQVPIGTGLAFAHKYSGDSGVAMCYLGDGAVNQGQVYESFNMAALWKLPVVYVIENNKYGMGTSVARASANPDLHQRGAAYGIPGHQVDGMDVEAVNASATQAIEHARSGDGPVILEMLTYRYRGHSMSDPAKYRSKEEVSKMRDQHDPIDNARAKLMDRGEADEAALKEIDRDVKAVVADAAEFAQQSQEPDPAELYTDVLAEA is encoded by the coding sequence ATGGCGGCGACCAAGCGCAAACCCCGTGCGGAGTCGAAGGAAAAAGCGGGTGCCGCTTCCCGGCTCGGCGGCAATTCGCTGCTCGAAGCCTATCGCCAGATGCTCCTGATCCGCCGGTTCGAGGAAAAGGCCGGCCAGCTTTACGGCATGGGGCTGATCGGCGGCTTCTGCCACCTCTATATCGGTCAGGAAGCCGTGGTCGTCGGCATGCAGCTGTCGGCGCAGAAGCAGGATTCCGTCGTCACCAGCTATCGCGACCACGGCCACATGCTGGCGGCCGGCATGGACGCGCGCGGCGTGATGGCCGAGCTGACCGGGCGGCGCGGCGGCTATTCCAAGGGCAAGGGCGGCTCGATGCACATGTTCTCGAAGGAGAAGAACTTCTTCGGCGGGCACGGCATCGTCGCGGCACAGGTGCCGATCGGCACCGGCCTCGCCTTCGCGCACAAGTACAGCGGCGATAGCGGCGTGGCGATGTGCTACCTCGGCGACGGCGCGGTCAACCAGGGCCAGGTCTACGAGAGCTTCAACATGGCCGCGCTGTGGAAGCTGCCCGTCGTCTACGTGATCGAGAACAACAAATACGGCATGGGCACCTCCGTCGCCCGCGCCTCGGCCAACCCCGACCTGCACCAGCGCGGCGCCGCCTACGGCATACCCGGCCACCAGGTCGACGGCATGGACGTCGAGGCGGTGAATGCCAGCGCCACCCAGGCCATCGAGCACGCGCGCAGCGGCGACGGCCCTGTCATCCTCGAGATGCTGACCTACCGCTACCGCGGCCACTCCATGTCCGATCCGGCCAAGTACCGGTCGAAGGAGGAGGTCAGCAAGATGCGCGACCAGCACGACCCGATCGACAATGCGCGCGCCAAGCTGATGGACCGCGGCGAGGCCGACGAGGCGGCGCTGAAGGAGATCGACCGCGACGTCAAGGCCGTGGTGGCCGATGCCGCCGAATTCGCCCAGCAAAGCCAGGAACCGGATCCCGCCGAGCTCTACACCGACGTGCTCGCCGAGGCCTGA
- a CDS encoding pyruvate dehydrogenase complex dihydrolipoamide acetyltransferase, which yields MPIPVLMPALSPTMTEGKLAKWHKAAGDAVASGDVIAEIETDKATMEVEAVDEGILGKILVDEGTEEVAVNTPIAVILEEGEDESALNGFDAGGGAAASKPAAPAEAPAQKPAAAPAANAPAAAAPSQPAASAAGGRIAASPLAKRMARQAGLDLGAVAGSGPHGRIVKADVEAALKGGAKARAAAPAGEAKAAAAPAKAAPAPAAAVPGEPAFELVPHTSMRKVIARRLTESKQTVPHFYLTVDCELDALLAMRKTLNDQSGEGGPKLSVNDFIIKASALALIKVPAANASYTDEGAKMYKSADISVAVAIEGGLITPVIRAAQTKGLGTISSEMKALAKKAREGKLVPEDYQGGTFSLSNLGMFGVKHFEAVINPPQGCILAIGAGEQRPVVKDGALAIATVMSCTLSVDHRVVDGAVGAEYMKAFKGLIENPLSMML from the coding sequence ATGCCGATCCCCGTGCTGATGCCGGCGCTGTCGCCGACGATGACCGAAGGAAAGCTCGCCAAGTGGCACAAGGCCGCTGGCGACGCGGTCGCATCCGGCGACGTGATCGCCGAGATCGAGACCGACAAGGCAACCATGGAGGTCGAGGCGGTCGACGAAGGCATCCTCGGCAAGATCCTGGTCGACGAGGGCACCGAGGAAGTGGCGGTGAACACGCCGATCGCGGTGATCCTGGAGGAGGGCGAGGACGAGAGCGCGCTGAACGGCTTCGACGCCGGCGGCGGCGCGGCCGCGTCCAAGCCGGCCGCCCCGGCAGAGGCGCCGGCGCAGAAGCCGGCCGCCGCCCCTGCCGCCAATGCCCCGGCAGCCGCCGCACCGTCGCAGCCGGCCGCGTCGGCCGCCGGCGGGCGGATCGCCGCCAGTCCGCTGGCCAAGCGGATGGCCAGGCAGGCCGGGCTCGATCTCGGCGCCGTCGCCGGCAGCGGCCCGCACGGCCGGATCGTCAAGGCCGACGTCGAGGCCGCGCTGAAGGGCGGCGCGAAGGCACGCGCCGCCGCACCGGCCGGCGAGGCGAAGGCGGCCGCAGCACCGGCCAAGGCAGCCCCGGCGCCCGCCGCCGCCGTGCCCGGCGAGCCGGCGTTCGAACTGGTGCCGCACACCAGCATGCGCAAGGTGATCGCGCGGCGCCTGACCGAGTCCAAGCAGACCGTGCCGCACTTCTACCTGACCGTCGATTGCGAGCTCGACGCGTTGCTGGCGATGCGCAAGACGCTGAACGACCAGTCGGGCGAGGGCGGCCCGAAGCTGTCGGTCAACGACTTCATCATCAAGGCCAGCGCGCTGGCGCTGATCAAGGTGCCGGCCGCCAACGCCTCCTACACCGACGAAGGCGCCAAGATGTACAAATCGGCCGACATCTCGGTCGCCGTCGCCATCGAGGGCGGGCTGATCACGCCTGTGATCCGCGCCGCCCAGACCAAGGGCCTGGGCACGATCTCGTCGGAGATGAAGGCGCTGGCGAAGAAGGCGCGCGAGGGCAAGCTGGTGCCCGAGGACTACCAGGGCGGCACCTTCTCGCTGTCCAACCTCGGCATGTTCGGCGTCAAGCACTTCGAGGCGGTGATCAACCCGCCGCAGGGCTGCATCCTGGCCATCGGCGCCGGCGAGCAGCGGCCGGTGGTCAAGGACGGCGCACTGGCCATCGCCACCGTGATGTCGTGCACGCTGTCGGTCGACCACCGGGTGGTCGACGGGGCGGTCGGTGCCGAATACATGAAGGCGTTCAAGGGGCTGATCGAGAACCCGCTCTCGATGATGCTCTGA